In the Flavobacterium sp. J372 genome, one interval contains:
- a CDS encoding undecaprenyl-diphosphate phosphatase, translated as MDFIQSIIIAIIEGLTEYLPISSTAHMIFASSYYGIQEDDFVKLFQVSIQFGAILAVVALYWKKFFDFSRIGFYVKLACAVIPALVLGKLFDDMIEEVLGNPIPIAIMLIVGGFILLFVDNYFKNPKIAKEEDITIKKAVTIGFWQCLAMMPGTSRAAASIIGGMQQGLTREVAAEFSFFLAVPTMLAVTTYSIFLKTYEHTQLKGYELLTQNDDNLKMFLVGNVIAFVVAIIAIKGFIGVIKKYGFRPWGWYRIIAGALLLAYFVTYK; from the coding sequence ATGGATTTTATACAGTCGATAATCATTGCCATTATTGAAGGATTAACGGAGTACCTGCCGATATCTTCAACGGCCCACATGATATTTGCCAGTTCTTACTACGGCATTCAGGAAGACGATTTTGTAAAGCTTTTCCAGGTATCTATCCAATTCGGGGCAATACTTGCTGTTGTAGCCTTGTACTGGAAAAAGTTTTTCGACTTCTCCCGGATAGGCTTTTACGTAAAACTTGCTTGCGCAGTCATTCCGGCGCTTGTTTTAGGCAAGCTGTTTGATGATATGATTGAGGAAGTATTGGGCAACCCTATCCCTATCGCGATTATGCTGATTGTTGGCGGGTTTATACTCTTGTTTGTCGACAATTACTTTAAAAATCCTAAGATTGCGAAAGAAGAAGACATTACTATAAAAAAGGCTGTGACAATAGGTTTTTGGCAATGCCTTGCCATGATGCCGGGCACAAGCCGCGCGGCAGCGTCAATCATTGGCGGTATGCAGCAGGGATTGACCCGCGAAGTTGCAGCAGAATTCTCTTTCTTTCTTGCCGTGCCTACAATGCTGGCAGTTACAACGTATTCGATTTTTCTAAAGACATATGAGCACACGCAATTGAAAGGTTATGAACTTCTCACGCAGAATGACGATAACTTGAAAATGTTTCTCGTAGGAAATGTAATTGCATTTGTTGTTGCCATAATCGCGATTAAAGGATTTATCGGAGTGATAAAAAAATACGGTTTCCGCCCGTGGGGTTGGTACCGCATTATTGCCGGCGCTTTGCTCCTCGCCTATTTTGTTACTTATAAATAA
- a CDS encoding DUF3098 domain-containing protein — protein sequence MKNNEITTHFLFERVNYKILLIGIAVIALGFILMAGGGSDDPNVFNEEIFNFRRIRLAPTVVLVGFGVTIYAILKNPSPITTEVERDAIPDTNLKTGKKK from the coding sequence ATGAAAAACAACGAAATAACCACCCACTTTCTTTTTGAGAGGGTTAATTATAAGATACTGCTTATTGGCATTGCCGTGATTGCTCTTGGCTTCATACTGATGGCAGGTGGCGGCAGTGACGATCCCAATGTATTTAATGAAGAAATCTTTAACTTCAGGAGGATAAGGCTTGCACCGACAGTTGTGCTTGTAGGCTTTGGTGTGACTATCTATGCCATACTAAAGAACCCGTCACCGATAACCACCGAAGTAGAGCGTGATGCGATTCCAGACACTAACCTGAAAACAGGTAAAAAGAAATAA
- a CDS encoding ABC transporter permease: MAPSFEKFQKRRVISSYFSVVLCIFIVLTLLGALGLFVINTEKISGYVKENIPMTVYFKREATDSTMQAFGVRLQNIGYIKDYKFVSKEDAAKNNPDIMGGSEDLLETNPLLNSYDIHLKSDYVQKDSIKEIEIELRSDPAVGDLTYDNALVDLANKNIETITFWILIISGVLAIISMLLINSALRLSIYAHRFTIKTMQMVGATKSFIRKPYIWKGVRLGLIGSLLAIAALIGLVYWLDIQLPVLNLWEDWIPTAIILAGVLAFGIIIASISTFFATQRFLNLRTDDLY, translated from the coding sequence ATGGCTCCATCTTTTGAGAAGTTCCAGAAAAGGCGCGTGATTTCATCGTATTTTTCTGTGGTGCTTTGTATTTTCATCGTGCTTACGCTGCTTGGCGCACTTGGCCTTTTCGTTATCAACACCGAGAAGATAAGCGGCTACGTGAAGGAGAACATCCCGATGACGGTATATTTTAAGAGAGAGGCAACTGACAGTACTATGCAGGCTTTCGGCGTGAGGCTGCAGAATATAGGCTATATCAAGGATTACAAGTTTGTCTCAAAAGAAGATGCTGCCAAGAACAATCCTGATATAATGGGCGGCTCTGAAGACCTTCTGGAAACAAATCCGTTACTTAACTCATACGACATCCACCTAAAGAGCGATTACGTTCAAAAAGACAGCATTAAGGAAATTGAGATTGAGCTGCGCAGCGACCCTGCAGTGGGTGACCTTACCTATGATAATGCGCTGGTTGACCTGGCCAATAAAAACATTGAAACCATCACTTTCTGGATTTTGATCATCAGCGGTGTGTTGGCAATAATATCAATGCTGCTAATTAACAGTGCGCTGAGGCTTTCCATTTACGCTCACCGCTTTACCATCAAAACTATGCAGATGGTTGGCGCCACAAAGTCGTTTATTCGCAAACCCTATATATGGAAGGGTGTAAGGTTGGGGCTTATTGGCTCATTACTGGCTATTGCAGCCCTGATTGGGCTTGTGTACTGGCTCGACATACAATTGCCGGTACTGAACCTTTGGGAAGACTGGATACCTACAGCGATAATACTTGCTGGCGTGCTGGCGTTCGGAATCATCATAGCATCGATAAGTACATTCTTCGCAACGCAGCGATTCCTGAACTTAAGGACGGATGATCTTTATTAA
- a CDS encoding zinc metallopeptidase: MIGYYIIIGLIALISFAVSAKLKSKFEHYSKVHLRNGMSGAEIAQKMLSDNGINDVRVISTPGRLTDHYNPADKTVNLSEAVYNQRNAAAAAVAAHEVGHAVQHATAYNMLQFRSKMVPVVNVSSSMSQWLIIGGLILGAGQGLGWGFYVAVAGLILFSLTTLFTFITLPVEYDASNRALAWLKRENMLSQQEYAGAEDSLKWAARTYVVAAIGSLAMLVYWGLQVFGGRRE; this comes from the coding sequence ATGATAGGATATTATATCATAATAGGGCTTATCGCCCTGATAAGTTTTGCAGTAAGTGCGAAACTCAAGAGCAAATTTGAACATTACAGCAAGGTGCACCTGCGCAATGGCATGAGTGGTGCAGAGATAGCGCAGAAAATGCTTAGTGATAACGGCATTAATGATGTGCGGGTGATCTCAACACCGGGCCGTTTAACAGACCACTACAACCCGGCAGATAAAACGGTAAACCTAAGCGAAGCAGTATACAATCAGCGTAATGCCGCCGCCGCCGCTGTTGCCGCACACGAGGTGGGGCATGCCGTACAGCATGCCACTGCCTACAATATGCTGCAGTTCCGCAGTAAAATGGTGCCTGTGGTGAATGTTTCGTCATCAATGTCTCAATGGCTGATCATCGGCGGTTTGATTCTTGGTGCAGGGCAGGGCTTAGGCTGGGGCTTTTATGTTGCTGTTGCAGGTTTAATCCTGTTTTCACTGACAACGCTCTTCACATTTATAACCCTACCGGTTGAATATGATGCCAGTAACCGTGCACTTGCGTGGCTGAAAAGAGAAAACATGCTAAGCCAGCAGGAGTATGCCGGCGCCGAAGACTCACTAAAATGGGCTGCGCGTACTTATGTTGTAGCTGCAATAGGCTCACTGGCTATGTTGGTATATTGGGGTCTCCAGGTTTTTGGCGGAAGAAGGGAGTAA
- a CDS encoding Lrp/AsnC family transcriptional regulator, with product MKINQLQIEIDGIDKEILRYLMEDARKPILQIAGKIGISGAAIHQRLRKLEQAGVIAGSKFVVNTKVLGYSTMAFIGIYLDKASSNAETVKELKKIPEVLECHYTTGNWSILIKIICRDNEHLMQLLNSKIQPINGVSRTETFISLDQQIERQIQL from the coding sequence ATGAAAATTAATCAGTTACAAATAGAAATCGACGGGATAGATAAAGAAATTCTCCGTTACCTTATGGAGGACGCACGCAAGCCCATACTACAGATTGCAGGCAAGATTGGGATAAGCGGCGCGGCCATACACCAGCGCCTTCGTAAACTGGAGCAGGCCGGTGTAATTGCAGGAAGCAAGTTCGTGGTAAACACGAAAGTTCTCGGCTATAGCACTATGGCATTTATCGGCATTTATCTGGATAAAGCATCGAGCAACGCCGAAACCGTAAAAGAACTGAAAAAGATACCTGAAGTGCTGGAGTGCCACTACACTACCGGAAACTGGTCTATCTTGATTAAGATAATCTGCCGGGATAACGAACACCTTATGCAGCTGCTTAACTCAAAGATACAACCCATAAATGGCGTATCACGTACTGAGACTTTTATATCACTCGACCAGCAGATTGAAAGACAGATACAACTGTAA
- a CDS encoding DUF423 domain-containing protein codes for MDKKLIVAGAVFGATSIVLGAFGAHALKEKLPATTLAVFETGVKYQMYHALFLLFAGIVLSISASAKNAIFWLTTIGVIFFSGSIYLLSCQTLFGIDFKFLGPVTPIGGLLLIAAWIVLLLNILKVKR; via the coding sequence ATGGACAAGAAACTCATAGTGGCAGGGGCAGTCTTTGGCGCAACCTCAATTGTTTTGGGTGCCTTTGGTGCACATGCCTTAAAAGAAAAGCTTCCGGCAACGACGTTGGCAGTATTCGAAACCGGAGTAAAATACCAGATGTACCATGCCCTGTTTTTACTTTTTGCAGGGATTGTATTGTCAATTTCAGCAAGTGCAAAAAATGCTATTTTTTGGCTGACAACTATAGGTGTAATTTTCTTTTCAGGTTCAATTTATTTGCTGTCATGCCAAACACTATTTGGTATAGATTTTAAGTTTCTGGGGCCGGTAACACCAATTGGAGGATTGCTATTAATTGCCGCCTGGATAGTGTTGTTATTGAATATTTTAAAGGTAAAACGATAA